One window from the genome of Amaranthus tricolor cultivar Red isolate AtriRed21 chromosome 9, ASM2621246v1, whole genome shotgun sequence encodes:
- the LOC130823205 gene encoding uncharacterized protein LOC130823205 — MRRRLFTRDRLLKFNLVDETTCVLCKTDIETHDHLFFNCCYSAVILKQVMQWLGCNFQTRSLQHLLQKGWNIKGNTLKKLTVLVAIAATVYAIWKLRNDIIWRHKDATTAAQMIDHIKWIVKNRMLQLCNDNYRHIDWLKAL, encoded by the coding sequence ATGAGAAGAAGACTATTCACGAGAGACAGACTACTTAAGTTCAACTTAGTGGATGAGACCACTTGTGTACTTTGCaaaactgatattgaaactcatgatcacTTGTTCTTTAATTGCTGTTATAGTGCTGTGATTCTGAAACAGGTTATGCAGTGGCTCGGCTGTAATTTCCAGACCCGCTCGTTGCAACACCTTCTACAAAAAGGATGGAACATAAAGGGAAACACATTGAAGAAGCTCACGGTCTTGGTGGCTATTGCAGCCACGGTGTATGCAATCTGGAAGCTCAGGAATGATATAATCTGGAGGCACAAAGATGCAACAACCGCAGCACAGATGATTGATCATATCAAGTGGATCGTGAAGAATAGAATGctccaattgtgtaatgataaTTATAGACATATAGACTGGCTCAAAGCTTTGTAA